Proteins encoded by one window of Arachis ipaensis cultivar K30076 chromosome B04, Araip1.1, whole genome shotgun sequence:
- the LOC107636409 gene encoding uncharacterized protein LOC107636409, producing MAARSSTSSRIPSSSQGRLLLCSHGEKPVLRISGTKENPGRRFWGCVYFEVKEGCNFFHWADPDTEVEYSEIARLRKKLSMMKSRTQVAEWKLKFVAVLGFFGWVGFVCLLLQSWSKATQQCLIPLNLV from the exons ATGGCTGCACGAAGCTCAACCTCGTCTCGAATCCCATCTTCGTCACAAGGTAGGCTGCTACTTTGTTCTCACGGTGAGAAGCCGGTGTTGCGAATCTCGGGGACCAAGGAGAACCCAGGTCGCAGATTTTGGGGCTGTGTCTACTTTGAG GTGAAAGAAGGCTGCAATTTTTTTCATTGGGCAGATCCAGATACAGAGGTGGAGTATTCAGAAATTGCTAGGTTAAGGAAGAAGCTTTCGATGATGAAATCAAGAACTCAAGTGGCAGAGTGGAAGCTGAAGTTCGTTGCAGTGTTAGGGTTTTTTGGGTGGGTTGGGTTTGTATGTTTGCTGTTGCAGAGTTGGTCTAAGGCAACGCAACAGTGTCTCATTCCGTTGAACCTG